TGCTTGATATTCCATAAACATACGTTTGAGAATCAAAACGTTTGGTCTTTTCggttgtttttctctttgacaggttttgttttattcagatTCGAAGGTTTATATTTTCCTTGTAGCAGTTGTAACATGAGTAAAAAGTAGATGCCTCCTGAATTGAAGATCTAAATCAATGGATGCATTATTTTAAGTCTCAAACCTTCTGGATCACTTATGACTTCAGCACTAAGTATTAAAACAGTGGTTCAAAGTCAGAATCTGTGAGCCTAGTAACTGAACTTATTGGCTACTTTACAGTCTATCAGTGTGAACAATGTGAGATACATATTTGTCATATTGGTCCTCCTTTAAACAGGGCAGATGGAGGTTGCCGGCACATAGCTGCAGCATTGTTTGATCTAGAAGCAAATGTGAGATTCAATGATCTCCAATCATGTACATCAGGACAGTGCATGTGGAAAAAGAGAGGAAAGAGAAATGAGGGAAGTTTGCCCATTCAGGACCTTCAAACGAGTGGTAGTTACGGTGTGACATTGAAAGACCCAATTCACCCAAGAGATTTTAATCCAATTTGTATTCCCTATAATGTGACTGAACTGGAACAAGATTTTAAAGCTGGGTTGCTGGAAACATGTCCTAGCTCTTCAGCTCTGCCTTTTTTATCTTCAACTAAAGGACCCAGGCATACAGAGGAAGAAGTCAGAGCTTTCATCAGCAGTGATGTTAATGTCTGTAAAGAAGAAAGTGTTCaaagtgtacatgtatattcaatGAATGATTACGCCAAAGTGTTTGTTTCTGTTAATACTGAGAAAGTGATGCCTACAGTTTCTAAAGAACTTGCAGTTGAATTCCTCGAGTCTATTCCATTTAATGAAGAGCAAGCAGAAATGATCAACAAGAAAACTGTCTATCAATCCCAGTCTCAATTTTGGTTTGATCAAAGGGCAGGAAGAATTACAGCTTCCTCATTTTACACTGTGTGCCACCTTAGAGAGAGCACAGACAGAAGAAACACTATTAAACATCTCATGAATTACTGTCCAATTGCTGAAGATGCCATGCCACGACAGTTGACATGGGggcatgaaaaagaaaagcgaGCACTTAGtctttacataaaaaaacagaacaaaaatcatgaaaagtTGTCAATAGAAAAAAGTGGACTCATTGTAAACACATTATGGCCCTTCTTAGGAGCCAGTCCTGATGGTATAAGGATTTGTGCTTGCTGCCAAAAGAAGTTAATTGAAGTTAAAAGCATGTATGCAAAAAGAAATCTCCCTCCACATGTTGCAGCTGAGGAGAACCTCATGCTTGTGGATGGcaagtatgaaattaaaaaagaaaccaaatggAACTACCAAATCCAGGGACTGATGGGGATAACAGGGATTCATCGCTGTGATCTAGTTATATATACCCTCAAAGGAATATTGattgtaaacgttaagtttgATAGTGATTTGTGGAATGAAATGCTCCAAAAGCTGAGAAACTTCTTCGTGGAGTATATAGTTCAGGAACTATTCCACCGTGACATACTTAAGTCATTATAGAGTGACTGCCGTTAGATGCTGATTGTAAAAGTGAAGGTGCTTAAAATTAATAGTGTTTTTTGTCTGTGCTGGATTAGATACCACATAATTTTATTGATCTGTCTCTGGATACGTTTAATACATGTTTCATTTACCATTTACATACACTAAGTAGGTCTGCTTTTCTGCTCTCTGGACAAATGCGTCAGTCATTTGGCCAGTGGTGGTAGCAAATTACACAGAGCAGCACAAACACTTAGAATATTGTCTGCAGTGGGTAGCATTTGAAGAAGGAAGTTCCCTTGTAGAATTCTAAAGTCCTTAAGACGTCCAATAGCACGTTCAACGTGGATCCGAACACTTGCAATGGTACGGGTAGATTTTACTGCCttttttgaaagttgctttCCTGTGtaagaggagaaaaaaggattttgaatGAAGTAAATGCCAATTCAAAAGGTACTGATAGTAAAGTACTTGCTTTTTTGGAAAccttttttccaaacaaaaccTGTACTAAATTATTGGATGGGTGGAAGTGGCAAACCACTGCCTCACACCAgctctttctgaattttctggatccacccctgctATTTAGACATGTTTGGAAGTTAGTAGAGACTACCTTTATCTTTGAGCAGTTCAACTTAACCctataatataaaaaatattcctAAGAAACTTCTTCTGTTTAGTTAGAAAGATCCTTTTTACAAGCAACAAGTAATGGATGCTGTTATatctgggttttttttttgtttttttttttttactttgtccaGGGAGACCTTCTCTTTTATCTTAGCATACCCTCTTCCACCCCTACCCCATTAGCTCCCTTTATTGGAAAGGTACCTTTGCAAAGTGGTGGGATATTAAGTGCAACTTTCTTTCTTGTAAGCAGATCTCTGATGTTGAACCCCTTGTCGGCCATAACAGAATCCCcctcttcaagtttgtccagtAGACCACTTCTTTCTGTGATGTATCTGTCACTGACA
The genomic region above belongs to Porites lutea chromosome 12, jaPorLute2.1, whole genome shotgun sequence and contains:
- the LOC140921741 gene encoding uncharacterized protein, which codes for MADSAAGSFHCKPVPWLKEYLKQRSIQSSGKRKVELVELCEKSEEMKVPKIAEEEAPVDPRVSMKEQLKTDEGDLANPLDNENRVFSQWTKNFTDVPDFRFPDLFNYLVGKDPVYNSESLKSYKSLLGYKLFFDGHVEELWYHPPQPNSNYSYFKFAVKPTEKSKTDDGSATYRGFFILKKDGSVNSAYCLCKGGADGGCRHIAAALFDLEANVRFNDLQSCTSGQCMWKKRGKRNEGSLPIQDLQTSGSYGVTLKDPIHPRDFNPICIPYNVTELEQDFKAGLLETCPSSSALPFLSSTKGPRHTEEEVRAFISSDVNVCKEESVQSVHVYSMNDYAKVFVSVNTEKVMPTVSKELAVEFLESIPFNEEQAEMINKKTVYQSQSQFWFDQRAGRITASSFYTVCHLRESTDRRNTIKHLMNYCPIAEDAMPRQLTWGHEKEKRALSLYIKKQNKNHEKLSIEKSGLIVNTLWPFLGASPDGIRICACCQKKLIEVKSMYAKRNLPPHVAAEENLMLVDGKYEIKKETKWNYQIQGLMGITGIHRCDLVIYTLKGILIVNVKFDSDLWNEMLQKLRNFFVEYIVQELFHRDILKSL